Proteins from a genomic interval of Narcine bancroftii isolate sNarBan1 chromosome 12, sNarBan1.hap1, whole genome shotgun sequence:
- the LOC138746656 gene encoding probable G-protein coupled receptor 139 encodes MRTPGTISRRFISIACGCLIKIMRRIYYSVEKILYPIVASIGIPVNLVAILILSRGKCGLSTSTTRYLLAMATADLLVIISEVILRQVNYHYFPMNILDITGVCIARRILRRVSTDFSVWFTVTFTFDRFVAICCQTLKTKYCTGKTATLVLVTTGILFCLKNVPFCFAYMPRVIVNNRTWFCQLKPSYFTDPAWVVLDWVDRIATPLVPFVLILLFNALTVRLIWMSGRVRQGLRGRRKGESPKDTEMESRRRSVLLLFTLSGSFILLWMTNVVEFFYYQITGSDVNESEYVFHQVGSLLKNVSCCTNMFIYVATQSRFREELKSAVKYPVRSAFHFLKKYTPWARLRVHCRGSTPGCSE; translated from the exons ATGAGGACTCCTGGAACGATTTCTCGGAGATTCATTTCGATCGCTTGTGGTTGCTTGATAAAGATAATGCGCAGAATATATTACAGTGTTGAGAAAATTTTATACCCGATTGTTGCCTCCATTGGAATTCCTG TGAATTTAGTGGCGATTCTAATTCTGTCCCGGGGAAAGTGCGGCCTTTCCACGAGCACAACTCGATACCTTCTGGCCATGGCCACGGCGGATCTACTAGTCATCATCTCGGAGGTCATATTGCGTCAGGTCAACTATCATTATTTCCCCATGAATATATTGGACATCACTGGTGTGTGTATTGCCCGGAGAATACTGCGACGTGTATCCACCGACTTCTCCGTCTGGTTCactgtcaccttcacctttgATCGATTTGTCGCTATTTGCTGCCAGACACTGAAAACCAAATATTGCACCGGGAAAACTGCGACTCTGGTTCTGGTCACGACCGGCATTCTCTTCTGTCTGAAAAATGTTCCTTTCTGTTTTGCGTACATGCCCAGAGTGATTGTGAACAACAGGACATGGTTCTGCCAGCTGAAGCCAAGTTACTTCACGGACCCCGCTTGGGTGGTGTTGGATTGGGTCGACAGGATAGCGACTCCGTTGGTTCCCTTCGTTCTCATTCTCCTGTTCAACGCCCTGACAGTGAGGCTTATTTGGATGTCCGGTCGGGTCCGTCAGGGGCTGAGGGGTCGGAGAAAGGGGGAGAGTCCCAAGGACACGGAGATGGAGAGCAGGAGGAGGTCTGTCCTTTTACTTTTCACTCTCTCCGGCAGCTTCATCCTCCTGTGGATGACGAACGTGGTAGAATTTTTCTATTATCAGATCACGGGCTCAGACGTAAATGAATCAGAATACGTTTTCCACCAAGTTGGATCCCTACTGAAAAATGTTAGCTGCTGCACGAACATGTTTATTTACGTGGCGACTCAGAGCAGGTTCAGGGAAGAGCTGAAGAGCGCTGTGAAGTATCCCGTCAGATCTGCGTTTCATTTCCTTAAAAAGTACACACCATGGGCGCGACTGCGAGTCCATTGCAGGGGCTCGACTCCGGGCTGCAGCGAGTGA